Proteins co-encoded in one Medicago truncatula cultivar Jemalong A17 chromosome 8, MtrunA17r5.0-ANR, whole genome shotgun sequence genomic window:
- the LOC25480621 gene encoding LOW QUALITY PROTEIN: 7-deoxyloganetin glucosyltransferase (The sequence of the model RefSeq protein was modified relative to this genomic sequence to represent the inferred CDS: inserted 1 base in 1 codon; deleted 1 base in 1 codon), with protein sequence MGNFANRKSHAVFIPYPAQGHINPLFKLAKLIHLRGSHVTYVNTEYNHKRLLKSRGPTALDGFTDFSFETIPDGLTPLEGDGDVSQLPSLCQSIRKNFLKPFCELINRLNHSANVPPVTCLISDCCMSFTMQAAEEFSLPILLYFSSSACSLLNVMHFRSFVERGITPFKDERHLTNGYLETKVEWIPGLKNFRLKDVVDCIRTTDPNDIMLDFLIDVADKVHRDSTIILNTFNELESDVITALSSLFPSLYPIGPLPSLLNQTPQIHQLESLGSNLWKEDTECLEWLESNEPGSVVYVNFGSIIVMTPDQLLEFAWGLADCKKPFLWITRPDLVIGGSVVLSSEFMKEISDRGLISNWCPQEKVLNHPSIGGFLTHCGWNSTTESICAGVPMLCWPFFADQPTNCRFICNEWKIGMEIDTNVKREGLEKLINELMVGENXKKMRQKAMELKKKAEENTRPGGCSYMNLDKVIKEVLLKQN encoded by the exons ATGGGAAACTTTGCAAACAGAAAATCACATGCTGTGTTCATTCCATATCCAGCTCAAGGCCATATCAATCCATTGTTCAAACTAGCAAAACTTATTCACCTTAGAGGCTCTCATGTAACCTATGTCAACACTGAATACAATCACAAACGTTTGCTCAAATCAAGAGGTCCAACTGCCTTGGATGGTTTCACTGATTTTAGCTTTGAAACCATCCCAGATGGTCTAACACCACTAGAAGGTGATGGTGATGTTAGTCAACTACCTTCTCTTTGTCAATCTATAAGAAAGAATTTCCTTAAACCCTTTTGTGAACTCATTAATAGACTTAATCACTCTGCCAATGTTCCACCAGTTACTTGCTTAATTTCTGATTGTTGTATGAGCTTTACTATGCAAGCTGCTGAAGAATTTTCACTCCCAATTCTTCTCTATTTTTCATCAAGTGCATGTTCTTTATTGAATGTTATGCACTTTCGTTCCTTTGTAGAAAGAGGTATCACACCATTCAAAG ATGAGAGACATCTAACAAATGGATATTTGGAAACAAAAGTCGAGTGGATTCCAGGTTTGAAAAACTTTCGGTTGAAGGATGTTGTTGACTGTATCAGAACAACGGATCCAAATGATATTATGTTAGACTTTTTAATTGATGTCGCTGATAAAGTTCACAGAGACTCTACAATTATTTTGAATACTTTCAATGAACTTGAGAGTGATGTAATAACCGCTCTC TCCTCTTTGTTTCCTTCTCTTTACCCCATTGGCCCTTTACCTTCATTATtaaaccaaactccacaaattcatcaattagAATCTTTAGGTTCCAACCTTTGGAAAGAAGATACTGAGTGTCTTGAATGGCTTGAATCCAACGAACCGGGATCGGTTGTTTATGTGAATTTCGGCAGCATTATAGTTATGACTCCAGATCAACTATTGGAGTTTGCTTGGGGTTTGGCCGATTGCAAGAAACCTTTTTTGTGGATCACTAGGCCTGATCTTGTCATTGGTGGCTCAGTGGTTTTGTCATCTGAGTTTATGAAAGAAATTTCAGATAGAGGCCTAATATCAAATTGGTGTCCACAAGAGAAAGTGTTGAACCACCCTTCAATCGGCGGATTCTTGACACACTGCGGATGGAACTCAACCACTGAAAGCATATGCGCTGGAGTGCCAATGTTGTGTTGGCCATTTTTTGCTGATCAGCCAACAAACTGTAGATTTATTTGTAATGAATGGAAGATTGGTATGGAAATTGATACGAATGTGAAGAGAGAGGGTTTGGAGAAGCTTATCAATGAATTGATGGTGGGAGAGA GAAAAAAGATGAGGCAAAAGGCCATGGAATTGAAGAAGAAGGCAGAGGAGAACACTAGACCAGGTGGTTGTTCATACATGAACTTGGACAAAGTGATTAAGGAAGTGTTGCTTAAACAAAATTAG